The following are encoded together in the Phaseolus vulgaris cultivar G19833 chromosome 9, P. vulgaris v2.0, whole genome shotgun sequence genome:
- the LOC137823070 gene encoding G2/mitotic-specific cyclin-2-like: MDASKENRLPSFPLLPSSDLQGHPRMEETLKPLHHRLPLRSINQNLMHNKSPVHACNSKGHTVGHHQAPQPHATKKQNPLAPNTSYHLDSEIIDIDDDDDEDASDNAVPVFVKHTEAMLDEIDRIEEIEMEDVQEPVLDIDACDRKDPLAVVEYIDDIYILYKKIENSSCVSPNYMTSQFDINERMRAILIDWLIEVHYKFELLEETLFLTVNLIDRFLERQSMIRKKLQLVGVTAMLIACKYEEVSVPTVEDFILITDKAYTRDELLDMEKLMMNILQFNLSVPTPYMFMRRFLKAAHSDKKLELLSFFLVELCLVECKMLKFSPSLLAAAAIYTAQCSMYQFKQWTKTSEWYTDYSEEQLLECSRLMVTFHGKAGSGKLTGVYRKYSTLKYGCATKIEPALFLLDN, from the exons ATGGACGCCTCAAAGGAAAATCGCCTGCCATCGTTTCCGCTTCTGCCCTCTTCAGATCTTCAAG GGCATCCAAGAATGGAGGAGACTCTGAAGCCCCTCCATCACCGGCTGCCTCTCCGCAGCATCAATCAGAATCTTATGCATAACAAAAGTCCTGTTCATGCCTG CAATAGCAAAGGACACACAGTTGGGCACCACCAAGCTCCTCAGCCTCAT GCAACTAAGAAACAGAACCCGTTGGCCCCAAACACAAGTTACCACCTAGACTCTGAAATCATAGATATTGACGATGATGATGACGAGGATGCTAGTGACAATGCAGTTCCTGTGTTCGTCAAGCATACTGAAGCCATGCTCGACGAAATAGACAGGATA GAGGAAATTGAAATGGAAGATGTGCAGGAACCTGTTTTAGACATCGACGCCTGCGATAGGAAAGATCCACTTGCAGTTGTTGAGTACATTGATGATATCTACATTCTCTACAAGAAAATTGAG AATTCAAGCTGTGTCTCTCCAAATTACATGACTAGTCAATTTGACATTAATGAGAGGATGAGAGCTATTCTTATTGACTGGCTTATTGAG GTGCACTACAAATTTGAGCTTTTGGAGGAGACATTGTTCCTTACTGTCAATCTCATAGACAGGTTCCTGGAGCGTCAGTCAATGATCAGAAAGAAACTTCAGTTAGTTGGTGTAACAGCTATGCTAATAGCTTGTAAGTACGAGGAGGTTTCAGTCCCTACCGTTGAGGATTTCATTCTGATAACGGACAAGGCATATACAAGAGATGAACTTTTAGATATG GAGAAATTGATGATGAACATCTTGCAATTCAACTTGTCTGTGCCTACTCCATACATGTTCATGAGAAGATTTCTTAAGGCAGCTCATTCTGATAAAAAG CTGGAGCTCTTGTCCTTCTTCTTGGTTGAGCTTTGCTTGGTGGAATGCAAAATGCTGAAGTTTTCACCATCTTTGCTAGCTGCTGCAGCCATATACACAGCTCAGTGTAGCATGTACCAGTTTAAGCAATGGACTAAGACTAGCGAGTGGTATACTGATTACTCAGAAGAGCAGCTTTT AGAATGCTCAAGGCTGATGGTTACTTTCCATGGGAAAGCTGGATCAGGGAAACTCACTGGTGTATATAGAAAGTACAGTACATTGAAGTATGGCTGTGCCACAAAAATAGAACCAGCTCTGTTTTTACTGGATAATTAA
- the LOC137823073 gene encoding uncharacterized protein, translated as MENRVTLQEWFDRVDSEKSGNITAVQLKEALAVGNLQFPLSVVHQMIRMYDFDRNGTMNFQEFVALNNFLLKVQHAFSDLERGRGFLVPDDVFEALVKIGFKLDSPAFYSVCESFDQSKNGRLRLDDFISICIFLQSARNLFNSFDTAKQGRVTLDLNQFVYCTANCRI; from the exons ATGGAGAACAGGGTAACATTACAGGAATGGTTTGACCGCGTTGACTCGGAGAAAAGTGGAAACATTACGGCGGTGCAGCTGAAG GAAGCTCTGGCTGTGGGCAACCTGCAATTCCCACTCTCGGTGGTTCACCAGATGATCag GATGTACGATTTCGACAGAAATGGTACCATGAACTTTCAAG AATTTGTTGCACTCAACAACTTCCTTCTTAAG GTTCAACATGCATTTTCGGATCTAGAGAG GGGTCGTGGTTTTCTTGTACCTGATGACGTATTTGag GCTTTGGTAAAAATTGGTTTCAAGCTGGATTCTCCTGCTTTTTACTCTGTCTGTGAG AGCTTCGATCAAAGTAAAAATGGAAGGCTTCGGCTGGACGACTTCATATCAATATGTATATTTTTACAATCAGCACG GAATCTGTTTAACTCTTTTGATACAGCAAAACAAGGCAGAGTTACTCTCGATCTGAATCAGTTTGTGTATTGCA CTGCCAATTGCAGAATATGA